In Nicotiana tabacum cultivar K326 chromosome 21, ASM71507v2, whole genome shotgun sequence, one DNA window encodes the following:
- the LOC107821415 gene encoding uncharacterized protein LOC107821415 produces the protein MSMIEEIDPRFKAYLYDIGYHRWSQVHAMVNRTWTMISNIAESSNAVTKYARELPIVELLDMRTLLERWMKEKLLKAKGTFTYLGFKFNKELDDNRTLSHKLRVRTSTDYIHTVLDGVSHYIICHENKRCSCGQFQLDELPCPHALAALRHRDESLNNIFLLITQGRTSCVLMKYQ, from the exons atgTCAATGATTGAAGAGATTGACCCCCGTTTTAAAGCATACTTATACGATATTGGCTATCATAGATGGTCTCAAGTACATGCTATGGTGAACAGAACTTGGACAATGATATCAAACATTGCAGAGTCGTCGAATGCTGTAACAAAATATGCAAGAGAACTGCCGATAGTAGAACTATTAGATATGAGGACCCTTCTTGAACGTTGGATGAAGGAAAAGTTATTGAAAGCAAAGGGTACATTCACATACCTTGGGTTCAAATTCAACAAAGAGTTGGATGACAACAGAACATTGTCGCATAAGCTTAGA GTAAGGACTTCAACAGACTACATCCATACAGTACTAGATGGTGTGAGTCACTATATTATTTGTCATGAAAACAAGAGATGTAGTTGTGGGCAATTCCAGCTTGATGAACTTCCTTGTCCACATGCTTTGGCTGCTTTAAGACACAGGGATGAGTCTTTGAACAATATTTTTCTCCTTATTACACAAGGGAGAACCTCTTGCGTACTAATGAAATACCAGTAA